From Roseburia hominis, the proteins below share one genomic window:
- the era gene encoding GTPase Era produces the protein MRADYKSGFVTLIGRPNVGKSTLMNYLIGQKIAITSNKPQTTRNRIQTVLTTEEGQIVFVDTPGIHKAKNKLGEYMVNVAERTLNEVDVVLWLVEPTTFIGAGEQHIVRQLERVRTPVILVVNKADTVKKEEILPCIAKYSEVYDFAEIVPLSARTGENTDELLKVIMKYLPYGPQFYDEDTITDQPERQIVAELIREKALHCLNEEIPHGIAVSIEKMKARKKVMDIEATIICERESHKGIIIGKQGAMLKKIGSTARFEIEKMLDMKVNLQLWVKVKKDWRDSDFLIKNFGYREEDE, from the coding sequence ATGAGAGCAGATTACAAATCAGGATTTGTAACCTTGATCGGGCGGCCGAACGTAGGGAAGTCCACGCTTATGAATTATCTGATCGGGCAGAAGATCGCGATTACGTCCAACAAGCCCCAGACGACCCGCAACAGGATCCAGACCGTCCTTACGACGGAAGAAGGGCAGATCGTTTTCGTGGACACGCCGGGAATTCACAAGGCGAAGAATAAGCTGGGGGAATATATGGTAAATGTTGCCGAGCGTACCTTAAATGAGGTGGACGTGGTGCTTTGGCTGGTAGAGCCGACCACGTTTATCGGGGCGGGAGAGCAGCATATCGTGCGGCAGCTTGAGCGCGTCAGGACGCCGGTCATTTTGGTGGTAAATAAAGCGGATACCGTAAAAAAAGAGGAAATCTTACCGTGTATTGCAAAATACAGTGAGGTCTATGATTTTGCGGAGATCGTTCCGCTGTCTGCGAGAACGGGGGAGAATACGGACGAGCTGCTTAAGGTCATTATGAAATATCTGCCCTACGGCCCGCAGTTTTATGACGAGGATACCATCACGGACCAGCCGGAGCGCCAGATCGTGGCGGAACTGATCCGGGAGAAGGCGCTGCACTGCCTGAATGAGGAGATTCCGCACGGAATCGCGGTGTCCATTGAGAAGATGAAAGCACGCAAAAAGGTGATGGATATTGAGGCGACGATCATTTGTGAGCGGGAGTCTCATAAGGGGATCATCATCGGGAAACAGGGTGCGATGCTGAAAAAAATCGGCAGCACGGCGCGGTTCGAGATCGAAAAGATGCTGGATATGAAGGTGAATCTGCAGCTTTGGGTGAAGGTAAAGAAGGACTGGAGAGACAGTGATTTCCTGATTAAGAATTTTGGGTATCGGGAAGAGGACGAGTAG